A window from Podospora bellae-mahoneyi strain CBS 112042 chromosome 1 map unlocalized CBS112042p_1, whole genome shotgun sequence encodes these proteins:
- a CDS encoding uncharacterized protein (COG:B; EggNog:ENOG503NZWE) translates to MARESRPLDATPRAASADPVSNFRRSLLQTPGSQRRPQGLSASGRKNAPPTATPHARAAFRTIDSRRAAIFTPHRARRKSVREARDSPRDLLLGLGRILAKRTEPIVTSSSSPGDTPNHNPSDDDDSHETTLGPFHMSYDDDDEADIPKRPRLSLPIDRDDDSGSDDLVPHRSMLLDNEDNFTMQSVEMPRRAYSEGPGGRLSLNSTRMSDFFNTNDMLHSEDFGRESGMFPPINVVEEEGTFTMADIMSPERIEDGRRDTGHESDFGIHVPVDLDDQTSFVINPDVQSSPVRQPPDFDEPDFAPLEDARSDSYDGGDGMDNHNFDDFGDLPDAEMDDEEPDNTLNETTRMTAGNVTETEVLTHAQRAELRAAAAARKKRINISKHGIQYPSLPTGVVKRLAQNFAKTSGAKGRITPDAMNAIMQASEWFFEQLGEDLEAYSKHAGRNTINESDVITLMRRQRQINPQTTPFALASRHLPRELLQDLRMPPPVLSKKRRKASEGAVPAGEKDESVT, encoded by the exons ATGGCCCGCGAAAGTCGTCCACTGGACGCAACACCAAGAGCCGCATCCGCAGACCCTGTATCCAACTTCCGccgctccctcctccaaacccccggCAGCCAGCGCCGTCCACAAGGCCTGTCCGCCTCCGGAAGGAAAAACGCCCCCCCAACCGCAACCCCCCACGCTCGCGCCGCCTTCCGAACCATCGACTCCCGCCGGGCAGCAATCTTCACCCCCCACCGCGCCCGCCGGAAATCAGTGCGCGAAGCCCGAGACTCCCCCcgcgacctcctcctcggccttggaAGGATCCTCGCCAAAAGGACAGAGCCGATAGTaacgtcctcctcctctcccggcGACACCCCCAACCATAACCCttccgacgatgacgactcCCACGAGACCACCCTTGGCCCATTCCACATGAGCtacgatgatgacgacgaagcCGATATTCCCAAGAGACCACGGCTGTCACTGCCGATCGACAGGGACGACGACAGCGGTAGCGACGATCTCGTCCCCCATCGGTCGATGCTCCTGGACAATGAGGACAACTTCACCATGCAGTCGGTTGAGATGCCGCGTAGGGCGTATAGCGAGGGACCTGGGGGCAGACTGTCCTTGAACAGCACGAGGATGAGCGACTTTTTCAATACGAATGATATGCTGCATAGTGAGGATTTTGGAAGGGAGTCGGGCATGTTTCCGCCGATCAatgttgtggaggaggagggtactTTTACTATGGCGGATATCATGTCTCCTGAACG AATAGAAGACGGCCGTCGAGACACCGGCCACGAAAGCGACTTCGGCATCCATGTCCCTGTCGATCTAGACGACCAAACCTCCTTTGTAATCAACCCCGATGTGCAATCCTCCCCCGTCCGTCAACCCCCCGACTTCGACGAGCCAGACTTTGCCCCATTGGAAGATGCCCGAAGTGACAGCTacgacggtggtgatggtatgGACAACCACAACTTTGACGACTTCGGAGACCTCCCAGATGCGGAAATGGACGACGAAGAACCTGACAATACCCTCAACGAAACAACCCGCATGACCGCTGGCAACGTAACAGAAACAGAAGTTTTGACCCATGCTCAAAGAGCCGAACTACgcgctgctgcggcggcaaGAAAAAAGCGCATCAACATCTCCAAGCACGGGATCCAGTACCCCTCCCTTCCAACGGGTGTGGTTAAACGGCTGGCACAAAACTTCGCCAAGACGAGCGGAGCCAAGGGGAGGATCACCCCAGACGCCATGAACGCCATCATGCAGGCTTCCGAGTGGTTCTTTGAGCAGCTGGGGGAGGATCTGGAGGCGTATTCCAAACATGCTGGGCGGAATACTATTAATGAGAGTGATGTCATTACCCTGATGAGAAG GCAGCGTCAAATCAACCCACAGACTACGCCTTTTGCTCTTGCGTCACGGCATTTACCACGAGAGTTATTACAGGATCTTCGGATGCCACCGCCTGTCCTATCCAAAAAGCGTCGCAAGGCAAGCGAAGGGGCAGTTCCGGCTGGCGAAAAAGATGAATCCGTGACGTGA
- a CDS encoding uncharacterized protein (EggNog:ENOG503NYX2; COG:O), which produces MAFFQGSLQEGIGAALQQSRSVVCFVTDEQDESQTWENEYLKEEEIVELLRSTSVTLRLVAGSQEEGFLAQLYPLPKKPTLVVIKSGQLKEYIAAGVPKELFIERLRKALTPVEAPPPPPTQPEPVASPSVPPAAPVAITASQPVTVSQPAPNTESNASSSGQATPPTSNEQSHAQSLAAQTAARIERMKKAEAEAKKRREEEAKRRREEKGKAVEDPTKPPTTHNAYAEALKKKQKEAREERQRILKQIEDDKAERKARQEALEAERKAAAEASTVPLASASQLLPRTNRVSSHAAIQVRLFDGSTLRSRFSSTDTLKDVRQFVTENRKDGKEPFNFKILLTPLPSKTVDVTEEEKTLQELELTPSATLILLPVPKYSSAYSRSSGSSAASTTSAGERGGIFQRFIGFILFVASLIGGFFSTLFSTSGPVGGEQESDGDDTPRQQSPNRGGRQGQAAGGDRRIGGLESVRRRGEQQFYNGNSTNFEPRPDDEE; this is translated from the exons ATGGCTTTCTTTCAGGGCTCTCTCCAGGAGGGGATCGGCGCGGCGTTGCAGCAGTCCAGGTCTGTTGTCTGTTTTGTAACCG ATGAGCAAGATGAAAGTCAAACATGGGAGAATGAGTATCtcaaggaagaagag ATCGTGGAATTGTTGAGGTCCACTTCTGTGACACTTCGTTTGGTGGCCGGATCACAAGAGGAAGGCTTCCTCGCTCAGCTCTACCCATTGCCCAAGAAACCAACACTAGTGGTAATCAA AAGCGGACAACTCAAAGAGTACATTGCTGCCGGTGTGCCCAAGGAACTATTCATAGAAAGACTTCGCAAGGCCCTCACTCCTGTTgaagctcctccaccaccgccaacccagCCCGAGCCCGTTGCTTCCCCAAGCGTTCCACCAGCAGCCCCCGTCGCGATTACCGCTTCCCAACCCGTCACAGTTTCACAACCAGCTCCCAACACAGAGTCCAACGCTAGCAGCTCAGGCCAAGCAACCCCGCCCACCTCCAACGAACAATCTCACGCCCAATCCCTAGCAGCCCAAACCGCGGCCAGAATAGAACGCATGAAGaaggccgaagccgaagccaaAAAACGccgcgaagaagaagccaaacGCCGCCGCGAAGAGAAGGGCAAAGCTGTCGAAGACCCAACCAAACCTCCCACCACTCACAACGCCTACGCAGAAgccctcaagaagaagcaaaaggaaGCCAGGGAAGAACGCCAGCGAATTCTTAAACAAATCGAGGACGACAAAGCCGAGAGAAAAGCCCGCCAGGAAGCTCTCGAAGCCGAGAGGAAAGCCGCGGCGGAGGCTTCTACTGTCCCTCTTGCCTCCGCCAGCCAGCTTCTCCCAAGAACGAACAGAGTCTCTTCCCACGCCGCGATCCAAGTCAGGCTATTCGACGGGTCTACCCTCCGCAGCCGGTTCTCCAGCACGGATACGTTAAAAGATGTTCGGCAGTTCGTGACAGAAAATCGAAAAGACGGGAAAGAACccttcaacttcaagattTTGCTCACGCCGCTGCCTAGTAAGACGGTCGATGtgacagaggaggagaagacgttgcaggagctggagctgacACCCTCGGCAACATTGATTTTGCTCCCGGTGCCAAAGTACTCGTCTGCTTACTCTCGCAGTAGCGGTAGCTCGGCCGCTTCGACGACTTCGgcaggggaaagggggggtatCTTCCAGCGGTTCATCGGATTCATTCTGTTCGTTGCCAGTTTGATAGGCGGCTTTTTCTCGACGCTGTTTAGTACTTCTGGTCctgtgggtggtgagcagGAGTCGGATGGGGATGACACACCTAGGCAGCAGAGTCCGAATCGTGGGGGACGACAAGGGCAAGCAGCAGGAGGTGATCGTCGTATAGGCGGGCTGGAGagtgtgaggaggaggggtgagCAGCAGTTTTATAACGGGAATTCG ACGAACTTTGAACCGAGACCGGATGATGAAGAGTAG
- a CDS encoding uncharacterized protein (BUSCO:EOG09265RGS; EggNog:ENOG503P5MG; COG:S), with protein sequence MPRQSRGPARAPARPTVPARSAPAPTQQQQTRPATTYAGPQTGAPNAAAPTAGAPTSQGPGLMAQMASTAAGVAIGSSVGHVIGGGISSLFGGGSSAAAADPVDQANSAASQQNQTWGDNCKGATTQFTKCMDDNQGNMQICGWYLEQLKACQQAASQY encoded by the exons atgCCTCGCCAATCCCGTGGTCCCGCTCGCGCCCCCGCGCGCCCTACCGTTCCCGCTCGCTCTGCCCCCgccccaacccagcagcagcaaacccGCCCAGCAACCACCTACGCCGGTCCCCAAACTGGTGCCCCTAATGCCGCTGCTCCCACCGCTGGTGCCCCTACCTCTCAGGGCCCAGGGCTGATGGCGCAGATGGCTTCTACTGCTGC TGGTGTCGCCATCGGCTCTTCCGTAGGCCATGTAATCGGAGGCggcatctcctccctcttcggcggcggctcctccgctgccgctgccgacCCCGTCGACCAGGCCAACTCGGCCGCCAGCCAGCAAAACCAGACCTGGGGCGACAACTGCAAGGGCGCAACGACCCAGTTCACAAAGTGCATGGATGACAACCAAGGGAACATGCAGATTTGCGGGTGGTACCTCGAGCAGCTTAAGGCTTGCCAGCAGGCTGCTTCTCAGTACTAA
- a CDS encoding uncharacterized protein (EggNog:ENOG503P4G2; COG:L): MDVSDVTPELEQLELDLNTLQEVLQPLLSDVGDVSSKMPLLDKAKLYVLVCYAIESLIFSSLRLNGADAKSHPVFTELTRVRQYFEKIQKLESPPEERENTVNTEAVARFVRNDLADNKDIKNKLTELIAKEKAKAEAKAATAAAEKKRPAENSTSEVRPEEAGNKIAKRPKRDGSKKKK; the protein is encoded by the exons ATGGACGTCAGCGACGTGACTCCAGAGTTGGAACAGCTGGAGCTGGACCTCAACACACTCCAGGAAGTACTTCAACCACTTTTGAGTGATGTCGGCGATGTTTCGTCCAAGATGCCACTTCTCGACAAGGCCAAGCTTTATGTCTTGGTGTGCTATGCGATTGAATCACTCATATTCT CGTCGTTGCGCCTAAATGGAGCTGATGCAAAAAGCCACCCCGTTTTCACAGAGTTAACCCGCGTCAGGCAGTACTTTGAGAAGATCCAGAAACTCGAGTCACCCCCAGAAGAGCGTGAAAACACGGTCAACACCGAGGCGGTGGCTCGCTTTGTCAGGAATGATCTG GCCGACAACAAGGACATCAAGAACAAGCTGACGGAGCTGATTGCCAAAGAAAAAGCGAAGGCCGAAGCCAAAGCCGCCACGGCTGCTGCGGAAAAGAAGCGGCCTGCAGAGAACTCAACATCAGAAGTTCGTCCTGAAGAAGCTGGGAACAAGATTGCCAAACGGCCGAAGCGTGATGgatccaagaagaagaaatga
- the RAC1 gene encoding Rho GTPase protein rac1 (COG:U; EggNog:ENOG503NWUJ) gives MATPPVQSIKCVVTGDGAVGKTCLLISYTTNAFPGEYIPTVFDNYSASVTVDGRPISLGLWDTAGQEDYDRLRPLSYPQTDVFLICFSLVSPPSFDNVKAKWWPEIGHHAPNIPIVLVGTKLDARDDPNTLKTMAEKRWSPITYPMGLALAKEIGAYKYAECSALTQMGLKTVFDYAIRAVIEPKAAPQTKKKSSKCTLL, from the exons ATGGCCACCCCGCCCGTCCAGTCGATCAAG TGCGTCGTCACAGGTGATGGTGCCGTCGGCAAG ACATGTCTGCTCATCTCCTACACAACAAATGCTTTCCCCGGCGAATACATCCCCACGGTATTCGACAACTACTCTGCGAGCGTAACTGTTGATGGAAGGCCCATCAGCTTGGGGTTGTGGGATACGGCCGGTCAGGAAGATTACGACAGACTGCGGCCTCTCTCATACCCCCAGACCGATGTTTTCCTCATCTGCTTCTCCCTCGTCAGCCCTCCTTCGTTTGACAACGTGAAGGCCAAG TGGTGGCCTGAAATCGGACATCACGCTCCCAATATTCCCATTGTGCTGGTTGGCACCAAGCTGGACGCCAGAGATGACCCTAATACGCTCAAGACAATGGCCGAGAAGCGGTGGTCGCCTATTACCTACCCCATGGGATTGGCCCTTGCCAAGGAGATTGGAGCTTACAAGTACGCCGAATGCTCTGCCTTGACACAGATGGGTCTCAAGACCGTCTTTGACTATGCCATCAG AGCCGTCATTGAGCCCAAGGCCGCTCCtcagacgaagaagaagtcgTCCAAGTGCACGCTCCTCTAA
- a CDS encoding uncharacterized protein (EggNog:ENOG503NX0W): MSTKDGRGMDRSPPAGSIARARERAAAGLPRQERSPPRSRRGAADEEPQISRPSRPQAPPGLQTKDGNIGVAISRPTQVPQWPLAGGPIIAPSSASGEPYRPPPGKSQPPQRPPRPSRVPSILDGSKVQDPTPVFQYRPRPGREPSGQELLPVPETPSSVSRASTQSSIASIPDFPIPAQIPPGPPRRSVNLGPPPSARRGVSSFYSNVSYVSPIPEESPRSRSHTSFASSAAIPDGWDTPSPGPSPQYPEAFYDDTILEEAGPFGDEEESRLVRNASVGKRAKPTLVGTVVAPGPQQEDQNRRPEPRPLQGGPFDEGTGYVDYSSSSSTIPASARLPIGAAVTRDSVINALSSASADDPSTTPAQREEKTPSPQETLEPRQYSRLSAIRRPPRLDMDAVRKAEARGSLTSLPELIRRATKLAASLEKGKRPASRFDDLDYSGSEGYGVRNEKHQSGLSDMLAAFPPPAQPGASSSRRSIRNSIRDHVQSWPLPMNTRSNNTSREANGPDSDPDNPDKKQNRRCCGLPLWGFIVVMIVILVIMAAAIIIPIEFFVIRRQNNGNDAQASIQQCQEQLTCANGGTNVFNDGICSCICTGGFTGFDCTTAPSPGCTTFTLSSPENMSNVTVGDAIPRLIQQAQSNFSIPLDGEQVIAKLNSANMSCTATNALVTFDGSAVRQSSAAALAQVNDVNVNAVVIDGVFWTTITILAGQFTTITIDAQNPLGTPTGTVRQGGSTVLSTGTGTSIRPTLTVTPTVTRTVTTTIPLSSGQTTVPTPTPTPGFKVTEDVLDFARVVVLFVLQEESLRGAEGVQVALQNLFSRTSPVVSVEEARNVTVGGGWSVDLVDWRVDLGKGVVGGTHEDG, encoded by the exons ATGAGTACTAAAGATGGGAGAGGTATGGACCGATCACCACCAGCTGGGTCAATTGCAAGGGCGAGGGAGCGTGCCGCTGCTGGGTTACCGAGGCAGGAAAGGTCGCcaccaaggtcaaggcgAGGGGCAGCTGATGAGGAACCGCAAATCTCAAGACCATCGAGaccacaagcaccaccaggACTACAGACGAAGGATGGGAATATCGGCGTGGCGATCTCCCGCCCGACACAGGTTCCACAATGGCCCCTGGCAGGCGGTCCTATTATAGCTCCCTCGAGTGCCAGCGGTGAACCGTATCGACCACCGCCGGGCAAGTCGCAGCCGCCGCAACGACCTCCGCGTCCGAGCCGAGTGCCCTCGATATTGGACGGCTCCAAGGTGCAGGATCCCACGCCGGTATTCCAGTATCGCCCGCGACCCGGAAGAGAACCCTCGGGCCAGGAGTTGCTACCCGTGCCAGAAACGCCGTCCTCGGTGTCCCGAGCATCAACACAATCTTCAATAGCGTCCATACCTGACTTCCCCATCCCAGCCCAGATTCCACCAGGACCACCGAGACGAAGCGTCAACCTCGGACCGCCGCCCTCTGCGCGACGTGGTGTTTCGTCTTTCTACTCCAATGTATCATACGTTTCACCTATTCCCGAAGAGAGCCCTCGCTCTCGATCACATACATCTTTTGCCTCGAGCGCTGCGATACCTGATGGCTGGGACACACCATCACCCGGACCCAGTCCTCAGTACCCGGAAGCCTTTTACGACGACACTATCCTGGAGGAGGCCGGTCcttttggtgatgaggaggagagtcgGTTGGTACGAAACGCTAGTGTCGGAAAACGAGCGAAGCCAACTCTCGTGGGAACCGTAGTGGCTCCTGGCCCGCAACAGGAAGATCAAAACAGGAGGCCGGAGCCAAGGCCACTGCAAGGCGGGCCATTTGACGAGGGTACAGGTTACGTGGACTATTCGAGTTCTTCCAGCACGATTCCAGCTTCAGCGAGGTTGCCTATCGGCGCGGCAGTCACTCGGGATTCTGTGATCAATGCCTTGTCCTCGGCAAGTGCGGATGATCCGTCGACCACACCGGCACAgcgagaagaaaaaacacCATCTCCACAAGAAACTCTAGAACCTAGACAATACAGCCGGCTGTCGGCCATTCGAAGACCGCCACGGTTGGATATGGATGCTGTACGAAAGGCCGAGGCGAGGGGGAGCTTGACGAGTTTGCCAGAATTGATCAGACGGGCGACGAAACTAGCTGCGAGTTTGGAAAAGGGCAAGAGACCGGCGAGTCGGTTCGATGACCTGGACTATTCGGGTTCGGAGGGATATGGAG TTCGCAATGAGAAGCATCAATCCGGGCTCTCGGACATGCTCGCAgccttcccaccacccgcccaACCAGGAGCAAGCAGCAGCCGTCGCAGTATCCGCAACAGCATACGAGACCATGTTCAGTCATGGCCATTGCCGATGAACACACgctccaacaacacatcGCGGGAAGCCAACGGCCCTGACAGCGACCCTGACAATCCGGACAAGAAGCAGAACCGCCGGTGCTGTGGGCTCCCTCTTTGGGGGTTTATCGTGGTAATGATTGTCATTCTGGTCATCATGGCCGCCGCTATCATTATCCCGATCGAGTTCTTCGTCATCCGCAGGCAAAACAACGGCAACGACGCTCAGGCCTCGATACAACAATGTCAAGAGCAGTTGACATGCGCCAACGGGGGCACCAACGTCTTCAACGACGGAATTTGCTCCTGCATCTGCACCGGCGGCTTCACCGGCTTCGACTGCACCACCGCTCCATCACCAGGCTGCACCACCTTTACTCTCTCCAGCCCGGAGAACATGTCCAATGTTACCGTAGGGGACGCCATCCCACGACTTATCCAGCAAGCCCAGAGTAATTTTTCCATTCCGTTGGATGGGGAGCAGGTCATCGCCAAGCTTAACTCGGCCAACATGTCCTGCACGGCGACCAACGCCCTGGTGACCTTTGACGGCAGTGCCGTCCGCCAAAGCAGTGCGGCTGCTCTGGCGCAGGTTAATGATGTCAACGTCAACGCGGTGGTGATCGATGGGGTGTTTTGGACTACGATTACAATTCTCGCAGGGCAgttcaccaccatcacgatCGATGCTCAGAATCCCTTGGGGACTCCCACCGGTACCGTCCGGCAGGGGGGATCTACGGTGTTATCAACGGGGACGGGAACGTCAATAAGACCAACACTGACAGTCACACCAACTGTCACCCGGACGGTTACCACGACGATCCCGCTGAGTTCAGGGCAGACAACGGTGCCTacgccgacgccgacgccggGGTTCAAGGTCACGGAGGATGTGCTGGATTttgcgagggtggtggtgctgtttgtgctgcaggaggagagcttgaggggggcggagggggtgcaGGTTGCGTTGCAGAATTTGTTTAGCAGGACTAGCCCGGTCGTGAGCGTGGAAGAGGCGAGGAACGTGActgttggaggggggtggagtgtGGATTTGGTGGATTGGAGGGTTGAtcttggaaaaggggtggtAGGGGGGACGCATGAGGATGGATAA
- a CDS encoding uncharacterized protein (EggNog:ENOG503P2TV): MLMKSLSLAAAAGLLAAPAANAFLIPPEISESDLKIAQEVEFAEPKIAEVQSIDLECPGCPLNIKGRFGQDIQVKTGRPNHLELLFAIEHRPEGGDRLLVNDFELYPFADPFSSNLMAPQVLDDGAEVEKRRDHHGGEEDGHRRGKHHRRPKPQAQRLGFGLHVSPVQKDTDGNFELIEVELQVIEVGYTFVENIPKVRVNLVKDQEGKLLMTTVEKTAPQTIVEVSDEDKPAECTTRICQLMAAAHEKMEQLRKMRLPGCHGGNKEGMDMRPAFHHGGEHHHGGHHGHSEPRPGRMGMREHSWGKLFKNITSHILLPVLIGLVAGVAVSLIGMAVGTVIVGLWRFFRKPTHTSRRHSRRHSLHKASHKEAVVAEEKSGLLAEEEQDAPPAYQDAETNTAAKPAGEV; the protein is encoded by the coding sequence ATGCTCATGAAGTCGCTCTCACTTGCAGCGGCTGCCGGCCTTTTGGCCGCCCCGGCTGCTAACGCATTCCTCATCCCTCCCGAGATCAGCGAATCCGACCTCAAGATCGCCCAGGAAGTCGAGTTCGCCGAGCCCAAAATCGCAGAGGTCCAATCCATCGATCTTGAATGCCCTGGATGCCCGCTCAACATCAAGGGGCGCTTTGGACAAGACATTCAGGTCAAGACTGGACGACCAAACCACCTCGAGCTTCTGTTTGCCATCGAGCACCGCCCTGAAGGTGGCGATCGTTTGCTGGTGAACGACTTTGAATTGTACCCCTTTGCCGACCCATTCTCTAGCAATTTGATGGCGCCCCAGGTGTTGGATGACGGTGCAGAGGTGGAAAAAAGACGTGATCACcatggtggagaagaagatgggcaTCGCAGGGGCAAGCACCATCGACGACCGAAACCGCAGGCTCAGCGACTTGGCTTTGGGCTTCATGTCTCCCCGGTTCAGAAGGATACTGATGGCAATTTTGAGCTTATTGAGGTTGAACTGCAGGTTATTGAAGTCGGCTACACGTTTGTCGAGAACATTCCCAAGGTCAGGGTCAATCTTGTGAAGGATCAGGAGGGTAAACTCCTCATGACCACGGTCGAGAAGACCGCCCCCCAGACTATTGTCGAGGTTTCCGATGAGGACAAGCCCGCCGAGTGCACCACTCGGATCTGCCAGCTCATGGCTGCCGCGCACGAGAAGATGGAGCAGCTCCGCAAGATGAGACTTCCTGGTTGCCATGGGGGTAACAAGGAGGGCATGGACATGAGACCTGCCTTCCACCACGGAGGCGAGCACCATCATGGtggccaccacggccacaGCGAGCCTCGCCCTGGTCGCATGGGTATGCGCGAGCACAGCTGGGGCAAGCTGTTCAAGAACATCACCTCGCACATCTTGCTTCCGGTCCTCATCGGTCTCGTCGCTGGCGTCGCCGTTAGCTTGATCGGTATGGCGGTTGGTACCGTTATTGTTGGCTTGTGGCGCTTCTTCCGCAAGCCTACCCACACTTCCCGTAGACACTCCAGACGTCACTCTCTCCACAAGGCTTCCCACAAGGAGGCCGTtgttgccgaggagaagtCTGGGCTtttggctgaggaggagcaggatgcCCCTCCTGCTTACCAGGATGCGGAgaccaacaccgccgccaagCCCGCCGGGGAGGTTTAA
- a CDS encoding uncharacterized protein (EggNog:ENOG503Q39K; BUSCO:EOG09265DRM; COG:A) — translation MGKSSSKKRSRSDEDDIAVAAQEQEVMKKSKVDENGKSEVTKSESSDKKSKKEKKDKKEKKDKSEKKEKKDKKEKKDKKEKKEKKDNSAAEEEEEEPAAVEEPAVESSEKKSKKDRKDKKDKKDKKSKEENQLPPSHPDAQKPKSQEEATAEETQPKGRFICFVGNLPYTATAESLTAHFAALQPTSVRLLTERDDPKKSRGIAFVEFDRFDRMKTCLEKFHHTEFEGRKINVELTAGGGGKTPQRLDKIKEKNAKLNEERRSRMKKVEVEKAEKEKAKAAGGAEGKPAEEKPAEEEDDQAGIHPSRRAQVGAEFNEDEEDNFGYSNGGGGRGRRGGGGRGGGGRGRGGGRGRGGRGGGGGRNQKKW, via the exons ATGGGCAAGTCAAGCTCCAAGAAGCGCTCCCGCtccgacgaggacgacatCGCTGTCGCGGCGCAAGAGCAGGAGGTtatgaagaagagcaaggtgGACGAGAACGGCAAGAGCGAGGTGACAAAGTCTGAGTCTTCCGACAAGAAAtccaagaaggaaaagaaggacaagaaggaaaagaaggacaagtctgagaagaaggagaagaaggacaagaaggaaaagaaggacaagaaggaaaagaaggaaaagaaggacaATTcggctgccgaggaggaagaggaggagcccgCCGCCGTTGAGGAACCAGCCGTCGAGTCCTCCGAgaagaagtccaagaagGACAGGAAAGACaaaaaggacaagaaggacaagaagtcCAAAGAGGAGAACCAgctccccccctcccaccccgacGCCCAAAAACCAAAGTCGCAAGAGGAGGCAACGGCGGAGGAGACCCAACCCAAGGGCCGCTTCATCTGCTTCGTCGGCAACCTCCCTTACACGGCCACGGCGGAGTCCCTCACCGCCCACTTCGCCGCTCTCCAGCCCACCTCTGTCCGTCTCCTCACCGAGCGCGACGACCCCAAAAAGTCGCGCGGGATCGCCTTTGTCGAGTTTGACCGCTTCGACAGGATGAAGACGTGCCTGGAGAAGTTTCACCACACCGAGtttgaggggaggaagatcaATGTTGAGTTGAC tgccggcggcggaggcaaaaccccccaacgcctcgacaagatcaaggagaagaacgCCAAGCTCAACGAGGAGCGCCGCAGCaggatgaagaaggtggaggtcgaaaaggccgagaaggaaaaggcaaaggctgctggcggtgctgagGGGAAGCCTGCTGAGGAGAAgcctgctgaggaggaggacgaccAAGCTGGTATCCACCCTTCCCGCCGGGCGCAGGTCGGGGCCGAGTTCaacgaagatgaggaggacaaTTTCGGGTATagcaatggtggtggtggcaggggtaggaggggtggtggtggtagaggcggtggtggtagggggagaggtggtggtagaggtagaggtgggagaggtggcggcggtgggaggAATCAAAAGAAGTGGTAG
- the SHY1 gene encoding surf-like protein (BUSCO:EOG09263V60; EggNog:ENOG503NU6X; COG:C), translating to MTMTSGRILPTLLRSLQRSRTPLPRPQWPQPTSTLKPSTPRKFTTSPPCRHGDPRRQPADDPGFQSIVDNPPELVRTGKRHGPGLIILAIIPITAFFLGTWQVKRLSWKTDLIAKCEDRIVRPPLPLPPRIDPSAISDFDFRRVLVTGHYRHDQEMLIGPRMRDGEQGYIVVTPLERKDDPGATILVNRGWISKKHQDQKLRPEGLPTGEVTVEGLLREPWKKNMFTPENRPDKGEFYFPDVKQMAELTGSQPVWVEQTMNPDYFTTLEYEQKGVPIGRPAEVNLRNNHAQYIFTWYGLSLATSIMFWLVVKKPPKDITRRVRMNKNW from the exons ATGACAATGACGTCGGGAAGGATACTTCCCACCCTGCTCCGGTCCCTTCAAAGGTCAAggacacccctcccccgcccccaatggcctcaacccacctccacactcaagccatcaacaccaagaaagttcaccacctcccctccctgccGCCATGGTGATCCCCGCCGCCAACCGGCCGACGACCCCGGCTTCCAATCCATAGTCGACAACCCCCCCGAGCTCGTCCGCACAGGAAAACGCCACGGCCCCGGCCTCATCATCCTAGCCATCATCCCCATAACAGCATTCTTCCTCGGCACCTGGCAAGTGAAGCGCCTCTCCTGGAAGACAGACCTGATCGCCAAATGCGAGGACCGCATCGtccgcccccctctccccctcccaccccgcaTCGACCCCTCGGCAATCTCTGACTTTGACTTCCGCCGCGTTCTTGTGACGGGCCACTACCGACACGATCAGGAGATGCTCATCGGCCCTCGCATGCGCGACGGCGAGCAAGGATACATTGTCGTTACCCCCCTGGAACGAAAGGACGATCCTGGTGCTACTATTCTCGTGAACCGAGGGTGGATTTCCAAAAAACACCAGGACCAGAAACTGAGACCCGAGGGGTTACCCACCGGGGAggtgacggtggaggggttgttgagggagccGTGGAAGAAGAATATGTTCACCCCTGAGAACAGGCCGGACAAGGGGGAGTTTTACTTCCCTGATGTGAAGCAGATGGCCGAGTTGACTGGGAGTCAGCCTGTCTGGGTTGAGCAGACTATGA ACCCTGACTATTTCACTACTCTAGAGTATGAACAAAAGGGTGTACCCATCGGGCGACCTGCCGAGGTCAACCTGCGCAACAACCATGCGCAGTACATCTTCACCTG GTATGGCCTCTCTCTGGCCACATCGATAATGTTCTGGCTGGTAGTCAAGAAGCCGCCAAAGGATATCACCCGTCGTGTTCGTATGAACAAGAACTGGTAA